TGTAATAAAAgcatgatgaatatattattaatgtAATTAATATATTGAACAAATTATGAATATCTTAGGGGTGAATTAATTATTGATTGACTTGTATGATAAATATTCTATAAAAGTTATTTATTCTACTATTGACCTTGCATTCttgtatgaaaatatatatgattatagAGCATTGTACCATCCTTTACTTTCCGTAAGACAAAAGTTATTCCACTAGCTCTAATATTTTTAAGAAGTATATTATTGATGAGTTTAaataaaattgatcaaaattaaTATACATCAATTAAGCATCAATTAACCTAAAAAATTAAacttttaaattatatatcaaaccaaTCATTTTTTCAATTATGTGATGTGATATTATCCTTTTAGTTCATCTCCTTTCTTCTCCTACCTATAAAGGAGGCCTACAGGTTGTCGACACTTGACTTGTGTGATATATAATTCCTCCCTAGTAAGTCATGTCATATCATATCATGTCATGTGAATCATATCTTTAATCAACAGACCAATAATGGGTGTCACGATACTTATCAATCCGAGTTTCTTAGATTTAGTAAACTCTTCTTTTGAACCGCTTTATATTCAACGAAGAAAAAGGTGCGTTACACACATACTTGTTTCTTTGCTTCATTCAAAGAAGAAAAGGACGTGTATGACTGGAAGAGTAATCGAATAACACGGGACATCTGCATGTCACTATATTTGTTATAGAGTAAACCTTTATGATGGGACCTCTGAGAGTGAAGTCAATTCAAGTCAACCAAACTACCTTTAGGAAGCTCTTTATGCCACAGCAGAATGGGCAGGTCTTTACCACTTGCCTCCACTACAGCATCAGCTTCATACTACGAAAAATGCATGGTCATATGATGTGAACAACAACCCCTAATTTAGCCGACGTGATGACTTGATGGCACGGCCGGAGAACGGAGTCCATATAGTCGATCATATTTTAGCATTCATCAAGTCAGAAAGCTTGAGCACATCGAGAGAAGGGAGACTTGGTGGTGTGTCGAGAGTCGATAGGGTTCCAAAGACCTGCTTCATTGTTGGGCGTGACTCTGGGTCATGTTCCACGCAGCAAAGTGCCAACATGAAGACTGCAGCTACCTCGTCTGCAACCTCCGTCGTAGGAAGTGATGGACGCTGGTCTAACACATCTTTCACAAGCGTGTTTTTCGGCGACGAAGGCGATGACAGAACGGAAACGAGTTCTTCCCCATGTCCTCCTATTAGCAACTCAAGCGTGACCACTCCGAAACTGTACACATCGCATTTGGTGGTCACTCTCATCGCATAAGCAAGCTCTGCAAACAATAACCGATAACTGAGGAAACCTTACATCGTAGAAGGATCTCCAAAAGACAGCTATGTTAGGCTACTTTGCGCCTTGATTGATGAATAACTACGTGCACAGTAAATCGACTGCTGTTTTCCTTTTCTAGATTGATGAATAATTCATGTAAATGAGCTACAAGCTGATGGACTTAACTTGCAAAAGCTGTAATACTATATGACGTCGGGGGAGAAACTTACCCGGTGCCAAGTAACCATATGTGCCGGCAAGCATGCTCCAATTTGATGAATCTGGCTTCAGGAGTCGAGCAATACCGAAGTCAGAAACACAAGCCTTGAGTTCTGAATCGAGCAGAATATTGTTGGTGGTTATATCTCGATGAACAATGGGCTGATCGCAGTCATGATGCATGTAGGACAGAGCACGAGCCACATCTTTGACGATGTTCACCCTCTTCACCCAGTCCAGTTCGGCAGCTGCTGCTTCGCTTCTGAGGAGGGATCCCAAACTTCCTCtctccatgtactcgtacaccagaaaCTTGTGTCGAGCAGAGGAGCAGAATCCGTAGAGCTTGACGATATTTCGATGTCGAATTTGAGAAAGAGTATGTATCTCGTTTTGAAAGGATTGCTCATTCGATGTAGTTTCGTCTTCCTGCAGGTGAATTTTCTTCACTGCTAGCATCTGCCCGCTTGCTAATTCTGCTCTGTAAACGCTGCCATATGCACCACTTCCGATACAGTATTTTTCATTGAAATCCTCTGTGGCTGCAACGATATCCTTGTATGCATATCTTCCATCAAAGTTAAATACACAGAATGCAATGCCTTCTTTGGTGCCATTTTCTTCGTAAGGCATGgaatgtttcttggtcttctggAACAGTAAAAACGCTCCAAGAAAAACTAGGATGAATAAGACGAACACGGAAGCAATGATAGCTGAGATAATTGCTCTGTGGTGCTTGCTTCCATCATCTTTCCTTGCAGTATAAGAAACACACGGAGGCAGGCCTTTGACGACCCCACACAAACCTTTGTTGTGGACAAACCACTTCGCCGGAGCTTTCCGGAAGACTGGGCTCTCAGGCACAGCCCCCTCCAATTCATTATATGATACATCAATGATTAATAAGCTGATCAAAGCACTTAAGGAAGATGGAAGACCGCCGGACAAATTATTATGTGAAAGATTCAGAATTTGCAGCATCGTAAATTTGCTGAACTGTGAGGGTATCTCACCCGTTAGTGAGTTGTGGCTGATGTCCAATGCGTCTTGAAGGTACTCCAGGCTGCTGATCTCCGGAGGAATTCCTCCGCCGAACTTGTTGCCATTAAGCTTCAGCGAGCGGAGCTTGAGACAATTGCCTATTTGAGACGGTATTCTTCCTGTCAAGCTGTTAACTGATAGATCAAGGATTTCAAGGTCGGGCATCCTTCCAAACTCTATTCGTACCTCTCCGCCGAGTCGATTGCAGCTCAGGTTCAGCTTGTAGAGATGAGGTAGCCTGTCCAAGCTCTTTGGAATCTCCCCCTGTATGTAGTTGGAAGAAAGGTCCAGTCCTCGTAGTCCTTTTAGCTTGCCGAATTCTGGTGGAATGGTTCCGGTGATGTTGTTATTTGAGATTGCCAGGAAGGTGAGATTGTCCCATCTTCCCCATTCCGGTGAGAGTGCACCTGATAGCCGATTGAAGCTTAAAtccatataagaaagatgtggaTACACTCCAAGATGTTGTGATACATCCCCCGTGAGTTGGTTATGCTCGAGACGGACTCTGAGCAATCCCGTACAGTTCTTTAAGGTCTCGGGAAGTTGACCTCTTAATCTGTTGTTGCTCAGTGCGAGATACTGTAGGATTCTTCCTCTGCATATGTTTGGAAGCAAGTCACCGGAGAAGAAGTTGTCTGACATAAGAATCGCTGTCAAACCTGTGATGTTGCTCAACTCGGGAGGCAATCGACCAGACAACCGATTTATATAGAGAGACAAGTGGTATAGATTCGTTAAGTTCCCAAAACTGGGAGGGATGAAGCCAGAGAGTTGGTTCTTCCCAAGTGTGAGATACTCCAACTTCTGAAGTCTTCCAAGCTCCTCAGGTATGAAACCTGTAAACTTATTATCTCGTAGATGCAAGTGCAGAAGCCCGGTAAGATTGCTCAAGGATGGAGGGACAGAACCACTTAACTGATTCTTATTGAGATATAGGAACTGGAGCGCCTTCATGGAGCCGATCTCGACCGGGAGTTTGCCCGTGAACCGGTTGCCTATGAGATCAAGATATACAAGGTTGGAGAGAACCGAGATGGTTGGAGGAATGATGCCATCGAGCTGATTGTAAGGGAGGTCGAGACTGACGAGTGATCTCAGCGTTGAGAAGTTGAGAGCATCGAGTGTCCCTTGCAAGCTCATACTCTGCAGGGATATGTCGGTGATGACGGGGCGGCCTCTGTGCGTAAGGTTGCACGTAACTCCAGTCCAATTGCACGGATTAGAGCTGAGATTCCAGGATTCAAGGAATTGCCGGCCGTCAAGGGTGGACTTCCAGTGGAGTAGGGTTCTCGCTTGTGATCCGAGTGAAGCTGCCACTGAGACAAGATGAAGAGAGAGAAGCAGTAGGAGGAGAGTGGTGGAGAGGAGCCGCCAGTTGTGCAGCTGGGATGCCATAACTGCGGTCTAGCTAATTTGGAGAAGGATGTTGTACTGCGAGCAAACAAAGGGCCCCCTTATATAAAATGTATGAGATGGATGTGAACTATCGGGAACCGAGTGGGACACATTTGAGTCTCGAGCATCCTCACCAGCGGGGCTAAAGCTGGATGGTATCACCCGTTCTCATACTGTCCCCTCCGCAAAGTTTGGTGGAAGGTTAAGAACCATTCCTTTCGATCATCACCACTGATCACTTTTCATTTGTTAAAGCATAAAGTGGACTCATATTATAACTTGGAGAAATCAATCTCATATAAGAAGAAGCACAAGAAAAACTTTGTAGCAGTAGATTTCTGAGTCAAGTCAGCTGATCTTATCAAGTTCAGCATATTCCTTCTGCCAACTGGGAGTCATTTTATAATGTTAAAGAAGAATAGCTTTTGTGACATTAAAATAAGAAGAGTTTTGCTGATGATTAATTTTCTGCAGGTGCGGCCAAATGATCAAGATTCGGAATCCCATTTGAGACGTCGACTTTCTATAAATCAAATGTGCAGTTAAAACTATTGTCATTTATTAATGCATAAAGAGATATATGATTTCATGGCTATCGAGATCAGGTTGGGTAGAGATGACAATGGTTCATTTTAAATGAGTTGGATCCTGATTCGATTTGGTTGATCCACAGTGGATACGGAACTTGATAGTGAAACCATCAGAGCCAGGAGATTTATCGAGGCAAATGGAGGAAAGAGTATTCCAGATTTGAACGATGGGCATTATCAAGAATACCTCAGCCAATGAGACTAGGCCATATGTTAGGCTTCAAAGGATAAGGATCCTACTTCCCAAAGTCAATAATAGAATGAGACAAAGGCAAGGGACATGCATGATGTGTTGGTCCGGGACAATTTGGTTTTGGACATTAAAGGTGGTTAATGTGGTTTTGATGGCTGCGAATGGCAACCCGGGCATGGTAGTATTTAGTGTTGAGGTCCCCATCATTAATCCATTTAACCTTGGTGTGAGACCACCATTAAAGATTAACTTGGTGAAGGAGGACATTATATTTGTTATGAAGACTAATAAGCTTACCAATCAAAAGCTTAACATTCATTAATTGCTTACCAATCAAAAGCTTAACATTCATTAATATGAATATTCTTCCTTAAATATATCTATTGAGTTACTAAAAGGGTAATTTGCAACCAGTTTTAAATCCAAGAAATAATTTTTTCTTCAAATACCTTGGAATTCTGATTGCTTCTCATCATATTCCAATTTTAGCTATGGATAATGTCCTTCAGCTTACCACAAATTGTGCCAATGGTAGGGCTCCTTACTTCCTCAAGTTGATGGTGTCATATTGATTAATTATATACTTAACTCTATTCCCAAACACTATAAGAGTGTTTTCtagttttattatattattattaataaagtaTCTTCATTCATttagaaattatttttctttaacaatGGGAATTCCTAGGGCCTTCACTTACTTTCCTAGAACATCACCCTGCCTAAGTCTCTTGATAGGCTAGGCCTTACTATATTTACTTTATAAGATAAAAGAATCTCCTAGCACTTGAACAATACTGATACCATCTAGGTCATAGTTGCCTACACAAGGTATGACATTGTCCAACGTTGGAACATCActtcttatatctttagcttGTGCTAGAAATTATTTGTGCAAGttattgatctcttgaaatttgggTTTTGCAAATTTATGAGAGATGGTTCTTCTACCAGTAAGTTTCATGCTTGCTAATTTTTTTATACTACTCTTGCTTtcaaactaattttttttaatatatatgccATGGTTTGTGATGTAAAAGTTTTTGATTTTTTGGtccatagattttttttttgtttagtacCCCTCTTGTAAAGAAAATCTCCCTTGTTGAGTTTTTCTTGTCAtgtaattatgattttttattttaaaatcctGATAATAAAGGTTTATCATCCTTTAGACTTGTTTATTACTTCTCGACTTTGGCTAATCTCCTTGTTGTGGggattatgttaggatcaagagcgaggttggcactaagagggggggggggggggggggtgaattggtaCAGCGGTAAaatcgtcttcaaaaactttgttacgataaaaaccatttacgttgaaaaccgatctcggaaatatcttaaTTTGAAGTACGTTCGTAAAtaaattgaaggtagtaagcacttaaagaggtttgcagtaaggtaatagcaagaataaaatgcaagccaaagaacacgacagttttagagtgatttggtcaacgtgacctatatccactttcggctttcttctccgacgaggtcactagcgtccactaaaggccttccttcaatagacgaaggccaatcaccttttacacccttcttctccttttcacgggtttaggagataacccttacgagCACTCACTCtcttctctaaatagaattctaatacttagactaggggaggattctcacaagagatttttaCAACGATTCTTtatttttaaactctctgtgttttgtgtgttttaactagagatgagaggggtatttaaaggcttcaagttgattcaaacttggagcctaaaacttttccatcccagGTTcctcgggcatgggcggtaccatcgcctgcgttgggcggtaccaccaactagtgtcaatctaacactgacactgccctaggcggtaccactacctagggggcagtgctgggcggtaccacctcctggcaccctgctaagggcggtacaaccgcctaaactaatggtaccaccgtttgacatagtctcaaagactgtgccatgatggtgagacttcttggggcattatttgcacctcttattgggcccaacatagtccttacatgggcctagctggcccttaattaggttagcccaaatccaaacctaattatgtactaactatgattcctaagacatttgctaagctaaataagtccctatgtcttggtttcttccggcgatcttccggtaaacttccgatgatctctcgacaataatccgacggactcccggcaagctcctggacttcacgacgatcttcttggtgagttctgatgagcttctctggtaagctccgagacttctcggttggttccgccagaactttcgacgaacgtccggactttcgacgaactctcgaactcccaaggaaGTCACGtcattgactccgggacttcattttgctttatgccttgctatcatagttaatcctgtacatataaaacatacttcgatctagacaattaatactaagcattaatcaagttgtctggcatatcattggtctctcgatgctttgttcgattcttcggcgcatcgtcctctcttgcagcctattgcccaatcggccagttgactccgcaacttcg
The DNA window shown above is from Musa acuminata AAA Group cultivar baxijiao chromosome BXJ2-4, Cavendish_Baxijiao_AAA, whole genome shotgun sequence and carries:
- the LOC135610281 gene encoding MDIS1-interacting receptor like kinase 2-like, which produces MASQLHNWRLLSTTLLLLLLSLHLVSVAASLGSQARTLLHWKSTLDGRQFLESWNLSSNPCNWTGVTCNLTHRGRPVITDISLQSMSLQGTLDALNFSTLRSLVSLDLPYNQLDGIIPPTISVLSNLVYLDLIGNRFTGKLPVEIGSMKALQFLYLNKNQLSGSVPPSLSNLTGLLHLHLRDNKFTGFIPEELGRLQKLEYLTLGKNQLSGFIPPSFGNLTNLYHLSLYINRLSGRLPPELSNITGLTAILMSDNFFSGDLLPNICRGRILQYLALSNNRLRGQLPETLKNCTGLLRVRLEHNQLTGDVSQHLGVYPHLSYMDLSFNRLSGALSPEWGRWDNLTFLAISNNNITGTIPPEFGKLKGLRGLDLSSNYIQGEIPKSLDRLPHLYKLNLSCNRLGGEVRIEFGRMPDLEILDLSVNSLTGRIPSQIGNCLKLRSLKLNGNKFGGGIPPEISSLEYLQDALDISHNSLTGEIPSQFSKFTMLQILNLSHNNLSGGLPSSLSALISLLIIDVSYNELEGAVPESPVFRKAPAKWFVHNKGLCGVVKGLPPCVSYTARKDDGSKHHRAIISAIIASVFVLFILVFLGAFLLFQKTKKHSMPYEENGTKEGIAFCVFNFDGRYAYKDIVAATEDFNEKYCIGSGAYGSVYRAELASGQMLAVKKIHLQEDETTSNEQSFQNEIHTLSQIRHRNIVKLYGFCSSARHKFLVYEYMERGSLGSLLRSEAAAAELDWVKRVNIVKDVARALSYMHHDCDQPIVHRDITTNNILLDSELKACVSDFGIARLLKPDSSNWSMLAGTYGYLAPELAYAMRVTTKCDVYSFGVVTLELLIGGHGEELVSVLSSPSSPKNTLVKDVLDQRPSLPTTEVADEVAAVFMLALCCVEHDPESRPTMKQVFGTLSTLDTPPSLPSLDVLKLSDLMNAKI